Proteins encoded by one window of Lycium barbarum isolate Lr01 chromosome 11, ASM1917538v2, whole genome shotgun sequence:
- the LOC132616729 gene encoding uncharacterized protein LOC132616729 isoform X1 — protein MECWVPLFEIFLNSPCPETQASLWLQQSFNQPGPTTISTSSFLSLLTKPTHITITDSSSPSHTKRVMWIQTLPNAVQARVLSFLHYDCRRFCESELCQLAETMLKEGEKLDFWVKRAAHQLLDVVSRSNYEWFSSLNLDSEEEQVENEFRSLPDWLKDDVDETDLMLPWLPISQKQFNLAMQFSSCGENDDPMIEFEEGKREIVEQVIEEVDEVIKEVDEFLNPQVEELVERLKDRLLSLQSTSKAVELAGEIRELCKGGSQSLAILGKIEPWRADDEITSVLVSNLLDGNEDELGWRSHILCSVILPKLLVLKEPASRVLLTATIEYCKIHQRAAEYALLLPLILRTEGINSPICNVLTRIVTESLHQGHVSAFCQKLLSNEDDLKKFICLPCHQSLIGSKLVWTDSLFNLMQNILNHNIHLTQDSIDRLVQHAWESADRFSKSLKFGNFLLCFVTKCAPMLKSQKSLLTEATQHTNTLVTKSVLSKLSTL, from the exons ATGGAATGTTGGGTACCATTGTTTGAGATATTCTTGAACTCCCCTTGTCCAGAAACCCAAGCATCTCTATGGTTACAACAATCTTTCAACCAGCCTGGCCCCACCACCATTTCAACATCCTCCTTCCTTTCACTCCTCACCAAACCAACCCACATCACCATAACAGATTCTTCTTCTCCATCTCATACAAAACG GGTTATGTGGATACAGACTCTACCAAATGCAGTTCAAGCCCGTGTTTTGTCGTTTCTTCATTATGATTGCCGGAGATTTTGTGAAAGCGAATTGTGTCAGCTCGCAGAAACTATGTTGAAGGAGGGCGAAAAGCTTGATTTTTGGGTAAAGCGGGCTGCACATCAGTTGCTTGACGTTGTGTCTAGGTCAAACTACGAATGGTTTTCTAGCTTGAACTTGGATTCTGAAGAAGAACAAGTGGAGAATGAGTTTAGGTCATTACCCGATTGGCTTAAGGATGATGTCGATGAAACTGATTTGATGCTTCCGTGGCTGCCTATATCGCAGAAACAGTTCAACTTGGCGATGCAATTCAGTAGTTGTGGAGAAAATGATGATCCTATGATTGAATTTGAAGAAGGTAAACGAGAAATTGTGGAACAAGTGATTGAGGAGGTTGATGAAGTGATTAAGGAGGTAGATGAGTTCTTGAACCCTCAAGTTGAAGAACTGGTGGAGCGCTTGAAAGACCGGTTGTTGTCTCTTCAGTCTACTTCTAAGGCTGTGGAATTGGCTGGGGAAATTCGGGAACTTTGTAAAGGAGGGAGTCAGTCTCTGGCTATTTTGGGTAAAATTGAACCTTGGAGAGCTGATGATGAGATTACTTCAGTTTTAGTGTCCAATCTTCTAGACGGGAATGAAGATGAACTTGGTTGGCGGAGTCACATTCTTTGTTCTGTTATTCTTCCCAAGTTGTTGGTTTTGAAAGAACCAGCTTCTCGTGTGTTACTAACGGCAACAATAGAGTACTGTAAAATTCATCAGCGAGCTGCAGAGTATGCACTGCTATTGCCCCTGATACTTAGAACAGAAGGCATAAATAGCCCTATTTGTAATGTGCTAACACGGATAGTCACAGAATCTTTGCACCAAGGCCATGTTTCTGCCTTCTGCCAGAAACTTCTCAGTAACGAGGACGATCTGAAGAAATTCATCTGCCTTCCCTGTCATCAGTCCTTAATTGGCAGTAAATTGGTATGGACGGATTCATTATTCAATTTGATGCAAAATATCCTAAATCATAACATTCATTTGACGCAAGACTCAATCGATAGACTTGTTCAGCATGCTTGGGAATCTGCTGACAGGTTTTCAAAGTCTTTGAAATTTGGAAACTTCCTATTATGTTTTGTCACCAAATGTGCTCCTATGTTGAAATCTCAAAAATCCTTACTCACAGAAGCCACTCAGCATACAAATACTCTGGTGACCAAATCTGTGTTGTCAAAATTGTCTACTTTGTAA
- the LOC132616729 gene encoding uncharacterized protein LOC132616729 isoform X2 — protein MWIQTLPNAVQARVLSFLHYDCRRFCESELCQLAETMLKEGEKLDFWVKRAAHQLLDVVSRSNYEWFSSLNLDSEEEQVENEFRSLPDWLKDDVDETDLMLPWLPISQKQFNLAMQFSSCGENDDPMIEFEEGKREIVEQVIEEVDEVIKEVDEFLNPQVEELVERLKDRLLSLQSTSKAVELAGEIRELCKGGSQSLAILGKIEPWRADDEITSVLVSNLLDGNEDELGWRSHILCSVILPKLLVLKEPASRVLLTATIEYCKIHQRAAEYALLLPLILRTEGINSPICNVLTRIVTESLHQGHVSAFCQKLLSNEDDLKKFICLPCHQSLIGSKLVWTDSLFNLMQNILNHNIHLTQDSIDRLVQHAWESADRFSKSLKFGNFLLCFVTKCAPMLKSQKSLLTEATQHTNTLVTKSVLSKLSTL, from the coding sequence ATGTGGATACAGACTCTACCAAATGCAGTTCAAGCCCGTGTTTTGTCGTTTCTTCATTATGATTGCCGGAGATTTTGTGAAAGCGAATTGTGTCAGCTCGCAGAAACTATGTTGAAGGAGGGCGAAAAGCTTGATTTTTGGGTAAAGCGGGCTGCACATCAGTTGCTTGACGTTGTGTCTAGGTCAAACTACGAATGGTTTTCTAGCTTGAACTTGGATTCTGAAGAAGAACAAGTGGAGAATGAGTTTAGGTCATTACCCGATTGGCTTAAGGATGATGTCGATGAAACTGATTTGATGCTTCCGTGGCTGCCTATATCGCAGAAACAGTTCAACTTGGCGATGCAATTCAGTAGTTGTGGAGAAAATGATGATCCTATGATTGAATTTGAAGAAGGTAAACGAGAAATTGTGGAACAAGTGATTGAGGAGGTTGATGAAGTGATTAAGGAGGTAGATGAGTTCTTGAACCCTCAAGTTGAAGAACTGGTGGAGCGCTTGAAAGACCGGTTGTTGTCTCTTCAGTCTACTTCTAAGGCTGTGGAATTGGCTGGGGAAATTCGGGAACTTTGTAAAGGAGGGAGTCAGTCTCTGGCTATTTTGGGTAAAATTGAACCTTGGAGAGCTGATGATGAGATTACTTCAGTTTTAGTGTCCAATCTTCTAGACGGGAATGAAGATGAACTTGGTTGGCGGAGTCACATTCTTTGTTCTGTTATTCTTCCCAAGTTGTTGGTTTTGAAAGAACCAGCTTCTCGTGTGTTACTAACGGCAACAATAGAGTACTGTAAAATTCATCAGCGAGCTGCAGAGTATGCACTGCTATTGCCCCTGATACTTAGAACAGAAGGCATAAATAGCCCTATTTGTAATGTGCTAACACGGATAGTCACAGAATCTTTGCACCAAGGCCATGTTTCTGCCTTCTGCCAGAAACTTCTCAGTAACGAGGACGATCTGAAGAAATTCATCTGCCTTCCCTGTCATCAGTCCTTAATTGGCAGTAAATTGGTATGGACGGATTCATTATTCAATTTGATGCAAAATATCCTAAATCATAACATTCATTTGACGCAAGACTCAATCGATAGACTTGTTCAGCATGCTTGGGAATCTGCTGACAGGTTTTCAAAGTCTTTGAAATTTGGAAACTTCCTATTATGTTTTGTCACCAAATGTGCTCCTATGTTGAAATCTCAAAAATCCTTACTCACAGAAGCCACTCAGCATACAAATACTCTGGTGACCAAATCTGTGTTGTCAAAATTGTCTACTTTGTAA
- the LOC132616730 gene encoding 1-aminocyclopropane-1-carboxylate oxidase 1, which produces MVRQKRSFPSHYFPFLHTELAKKTMEFPVIDFSKLDGEERSATMALLHQACEKWGFFMIENHGIDTNLMDNVKQLVNQHYEANMRKRFYESELPMTLEKNETISNTDWESTFFLWHRPTSNIYEIQGLSKDLCKAVDDYIDQLIKLAENLSELMCENLGLEKSYIKEAFSGSKGPCVGTKVAIYPQCPRPDLVRGLREHTDAGGIILLLQDEQVPGLEFFKDGHWVNIPPSKNNRIFVNIGDQIEILSNGMYKSIQHRVMAERDGNRLSIATFYNPAGEAIISPAPKLLYPCHLRFQDYLNLYSKTKFAEKCPRFESAKTLANGH; this is translated from the exons ATGGTCCGCCAAAAACGTTCATTTCCTTCACATTACTTTCCTTTCCTTCATACTGAACTAGCAAAAAAGACAATGGAGTTTCCGGTAATCGACTTCAGTAAGCTTGACGGTGAGGAGAGAAGTGCAACCATGGCACTTCTCCATCAGGCTTGTGAGAAATGGGGCTTCTTTATG ATAGAGAACCATGGAATTGACACTAACTTGATGGACAATGTGAAGCAGCTGGTAAATCAGCACTATGAAGCCAACATGAGGAAACGCTTCTATGAATCGGAGCTACCTATGACCTTAGAGAAGAATGAAACCATCAGCAACACAGACTGGGAAAGTACATTCTTTCTTTGGCATCGTCCAACTTCTAACATCTATGAGATTCAAGGTCTCTCAAAGGATCTTTG CAAAGCAGTAGATGACTACATTGATCAGCTGATCAAGCTAGCAGAAAATCTTTCAGAACTAATGTGTGAGAACCTTGGCCTAGAGAAGAGTTACATCAAAGAAGCATTTTCAGGGAGCAAAGGTCCTTGTGTTGGAACAAAAGTGGCAATATATCCTCAATGTCCTCGCCCTGATTTGGTCAGGGGATTGCGCGAGCACACAGACGCTGGTGGTATCATACTCTTACTCCAAGACGAACAAGTTCCTGGTCTGGAATTCTTCAAAGACGGACATTGGGTGAATATTCCACCTTCCAAGAACAACAGAATTTTTGTAAACATTGGTGACCAGATCGAAATTTTGAGCAATGGGATGTATAAGAGTATTCAACACCGAGTGATGGCTGAAAGGGATGGGAATAGACTTTCCATTGCCACCTTTTACAACCCTGCTGGTGAGGCCATCATTTCTCCAGCACCAAAGCTCTTGTATCCTTGTCACCTCCGCTTTCAAGATTATCTGAATCTTTATTCCAAAACAAAATTTGCGGAAAAATGCCCCAGATTTGAGTCTGCGAAAACATTGGCCAATGGGCACTAA